A region of the Candidatus Zixiibacteriota bacterium genome:
GCGATCGTGACCAAGAAGGCGGCTGAAGACACCAATACGAATCGGGCGCAAGGCGGTATCGCGGCCGTTCTGGGTGGCACTGACTCGTTTGATTCACATGTCAGGGACACGCTCACAGCCGGGTGTGGATTGTGCCACGAGGATGTGGTCCGAGAGATCATTCATGCCGCGCCAGCCGCGATCGCTGATCTTGTGGCCTATGGAGTTAAGTTCACAAGACGGGGTGGTCACTACAGCCTCGGTCGTGAAGGAGGCCACTCAGTGTCCCGCGTTGTGCGAGCAGGAGATCTGACCGGCGGTGAGATTGAGCGAGCTCTGTTGGCGGCATGTGATGCGAGTTCAGCCCAGATCGATTTTTTCCGAGATCACATTGTACTCGACTTGATTGTGGGCCAAACCGAAGATGGACGGGTATGCTCGGGGGCATATGTCTTCGCCGAGGAAGATAGAGAGTTTATCGCTTTTTGTGCACCAGTAACGCTTCTGGCAACCGGTGGACTGGGCCAAGTGTACTACCATACCAGTAATCCTATGATTGCAACCGGCGACGGAATCGCTATCGCCCACCGGGCCGGGGTGTCGGTCGGCAATCTGGAGTTCATTCAGTTTCATCCGACTACTCTTTTCAGTCCCGAACGATGGCCGTTTCTAATATCCGAGGCGGTACGTGGCGAGGGCGGACGACTGCTCTCGGTTGACGGACGTCTCATCATGGAGAATGCTCACGAACTGAAGGACCTTGCGCCGCGAGATGTTGTCGCTCGAACGATTCACAAGGAACTTAAAGAGAGCGGCCGGGAGTTCGTACTGCTTGACATAAGTCATCGCGACGAAGAATTTATCAAGGAAAGATTCCCGAATATCTATCGCACCTGTCGGCAGCGCGGTTTTGATATTACCAAGCGACCGGTTCCCGTTGTTCCTGCCGCTCACTACTCGTGTGGTGGAGTCATGGCGGGTCTCGACGGTGAGACAGAGTTGGCCGGGTTGTATGTGGCCGGTGAGATAGCTATGACAGGGATGCACGGAGCCAATCGCCTGGCTTCGAATTCGCTTCTGGAAGCGGTCGTGATGGCCAAACGGTCAGCCCAGGTTTCGTGCGATTACGGCAGGACAGCGAGTGCGACGGTGACTATGCCGACCGATCATGCCCTGGCTTCGTCGCTTCACACCTCGGGTGAAAAAGTACTATTGGCTCATGATCGTCATCAACTCGGACGGATAATGTCGGACTTCGTTGGCATTGTTCGCAACGAAACCCTCCTGAAATTAGCCCTGGACAAGGTTCAGAAGATGAGATCGGTTGTCGAGCAGCACTACCTGGCAACCCCGGCTACCTACGACGTAATCGAACTGCGCAACATGACTACCGTCTCGGAGTTGATTATCCGGTCTGCGCTCATGCGTAAGGAATCACGCGGCTTGCAGTGGATCGAAGACTATCCTGACACCGATGACACCTTACTCAATGACACTATCATCCCCGGAGCACCTGATACGAAAGAGTAATATGGCTACCCATCATGAAATGATACTGATCCTTGATTTCGGTTCACAGTATACTCAATTAATTGCCCGTCGCGTGCGCGAGGCCAGCGTGTATTGTGAAATCGTGCCCTGCACTGCTGATCTCAGTCGCTTCAGCGAGGCACATGTGCGGGGGTACATTCTGTCCGGTGGACCGTCTTCTCTGAGTGATTCCGAAGCGCCCCGAATGCCGGCTTCGTTTTTCGATACCGACAAA
Encoded here:
- the nadB gene encoding L-aspartate oxidase, which gives rise to MERQYDFLVAGTGIAGLFYALEVARLNPGVRIAIVTKKAAEDTNTNRAQGGIAAVLGGTDSFDSHVRDTLTAGCGLCHEDVVREIIHAAPAAIADLVAYGVKFTRRGGHYSLGREGGHSVSRVVRAGDLTGGEIERALLAACDASSAQIDFFRDHIVLDLIVGQTEDGRVCSGAYVFAEEDREFIAFCAPVTLLATGGLGQVYYHTSNPMIATGDGIAIAHRAGVSVGNLEFIQFHPTTLFSPERWPFLISEAVRGEGGRLLSVDGRLIMENAHELKDLAPRDVVARTIHKELKESGREFVLLDISHRDEEFIKERFPNIYRTCRQRGFDITKRPVPVVPAAHYSCGGVMAGLDGETELAGLYVAGEIAMTGMHGANRLASNSLLEAVVMAKRSAQVSCDYGRTASATVTMPTDHALASSLHTSGEKVLLAHDRHQLGRIMSDFVGIVRNETLLKLALDKVQKMRSVVEQHYLATPATYDVIELRNMTTVSELIIRSALMRKESRGLQWIEDYPDTDDTLLNDTIIPGAPDTKE